From one Enterobacter kobei genomic stretch:
- a CDS encoding C40 family peptidase translates to MRKKLMKAIAEHVAAEYPKEACGVVVQSGRAQNYIPCRNIADNPTEAFTLAPEDRLAAEEQGEIIMIVHSHPDVVQLLPSEHDRIQCDWSGVEWGIMSWPDGDFCTLSPREDRDYTGRRWVLGFADCWSLIREWYQREHGIALGNYSVPYEWWEQGENRYDDNWQAEGFFEVDPTDIRPGDMIMMRVQAQVTNHAAVYLGDNLILHHITGQLSARVPYGKYYRDRTVRVVRHKELINAENVDP, encoded by the coding sequence ATGCGCAAAAAGTTAATGAAAGCCATTGCTGAGCATGTGGCAGCGGAATATCCGAAGGAAGCGTGTGGCGTCGTGGTGCAGTCCGGACGGGCGCAGAACTACATTCCATGTCGCAACATTGCAGACAACCCGACAGAGGCATTCACGCTGGCGCCGGAAGACAGGCTGGCGGCGGAGGAGCAGGGCGAAATCATCATGATCGTTCATTCTCACCCGGACGTAGTGCAACTGCTGCCGTCAGAGCACGATCGTATCCAGTGCGACTGGTCCGGCGTGGAGTGGGGGATCATGTCATGGCCTGACGGTGATTTTTGCACGCTCTCGCCAAGAGAAGACAGGGATTATACCGGGCGGCGCTGGGTGCTTGGCTTTGCAGACTGCTGGTCGCTTATCCGTGAGTGGTATCAGCGTGAGCACGGCATTGCCCTGGGCAATTACTCGGTGCCGTATGAGTGGTGGGAACAGGGCGAAAACCGCTACGACGATAACTGGCAGGCTGAGGGTTTTTTCGAAGTTGACCCGACGGATATTCGCCCCGGCGACATGATCATGATGCGCGTACAGGCGCAGGTCACCAATCATGCTGCGGTATACCTCGGCGACAACCTCATCCTGCATCATATCACCGGGCAACTTTCGGCCCGGGTGCCATACGGAAAATATTACCGCGACCGCACCGTTCGGGTGGTGCGTCATAAGGAGCTGATAAATGCTGAAAACGTTGATCCTTGA
- a CDS encoding phage minor tail protein L — MSFSGDIQQLQPGQLIRLIEIDGTAFGMDTVLRFHAHNIDPRGWAAFAADNLPAIIWQSQQYDPYPYELKGMELSSTGAQPTPTLSVSNIGNYVTALCLEYDDMVKAKVKIHTTLAKYLDAANWAAGNPNASPADERVQLFYVNAKTAETRMQVDFELCSPFDVQNLQLPTRQITPVCTWCMRGWYRTGNGCDYAGNRYFLKDGTPTNNPALDVCSGRLPDCEARFGEGNPLSFGGFPAANLQGK; from the coding sequence ATGAGTTTTTCAGGTGACATCCAGCAACTGCAGCCGGGCCAGCTAATACGGCTAATTGAAATTGACGGTACCGCTTTCGGCATGGATACCGTGCTGCGCTTTCACGCGCACAACATTGACCCCAGAGGTTGGGCTGCGTTCGCTGCTGATAATCTTCCCGCCATCATCTGGCAGAGCCAGCAGTACGATCCATACCCGTACGAGCTAAAGGGCATGGAGTTATCCAGCACCGGCGCACAGCCGACGCCCACGCTATCCGTGTCGAATATCGGCAACTACGTCACTGCGCTGTGTCTGGAATACGACGACATGGTCAAAGCAAAGGTGAAAATACACACCACCCTGGCGAAATACCTCGATGCTGCAAACTGGGCAGCGGGCAACCCGAACGCCAGCCCGGCAGATGAGCGGGTGCAGCTGTTTTACGTCAACGCAAAGACCGCTGAAACACGGATGCAGGTGGATTTCGAGCTGTGTTCACCCTTCGATGTTCAGAACCTGCAACTACCCACCCGGCAAATTACGCCTGTCTGCACCTGGTGCATGCGGGGCTGGTACCGAACCGGCAACGGCTGCGATTACGCCGGAAACCGTTATTTCCTGAAAGACGGCACACCAACGAACAATCCGGCGCTGGACGTCTGTAGTGGTCGGCTGCCTGACTGTGAGGCCAGGTTTGGGGAAGGCAATCCGTTATCGTTCGGCGGGTTCCCTGCGGCAAACCTCCAGGGGAAATAA
- a CDS encoding phage tail protein, with protein MAIDTFTWCVRTDASGSTNVATLQAQFGDGYKQVASAGINTAAETWNLTCSGKVAAMKPVREFLLSHVIKSFWWVNPWGERKLYRVKADSVSPTFPNGGFVEISFVFEQAFAP; from the coding sequence ATGGCAATCGATACGTTTACCTGGTGCGTTCGCACCGATGCAAGTGGCTCAACGAATGTGGCCACGCTGCAGGCACAGTTTGGGGATGGCTATAAACAGGTGGCCAGCGCCGGAATTAACACGGCTGCTGAAACCTGGAATTTAACGTGTAGCGGGAAAGTGGCAGCAATGAAGCCGGTGCGGGAGTTTCTTCTTAGCCATGTCATCAAATCTTTCTGGTGGGTGAATCCATGGGGGGAAAGAAAACTCTACCGGGTTAAGGCTGATTCTGTCAGTCCCACATTCCCGAACGGTGGTTTTGTTGAAATATCTTTTGTGTTTGAGCAGGCCTTCGCGCCGTAA
- a CDS encoding phage tail tape measure protein, translating to MATLRELIIKISANSSSFQSEIARASRMGTDYYRTMEQGGKKAAAATRETQRSLAELNSQLASVRSSATELAGAWAGAFATNQLIAYADTWNQLNGRLRLASSSSEDYAQSQRVLMEISQRTGTSLEANSNLYSRIAQSLRDAGYASADVAKVTETVATSLKLSGASTEEASSVITQLSQALGSGVLRGEEFNAIMESGGRLAKLLADGLGTTVGGLRNMANNGELTTDKIVPLLTNVEILRKEFETLPASISESAQKVQNAFLAWVGGANDAVGASSTLSGILDGLATNIDDVANTAGLLVGVGLARYFGNMVGSVGQSTRAVLANAVAEVALAQAQVRGAQVSVAAGRQALYRAQQARAAATSIEAQIVAERNLAAAQASLNIALAGRASAVNNLTNTASVMSRLGSGVLGILGGWPGVIIGAGAAMYGLYQHTQQVHREAVGFANNLDEINAKLQKMSVLGLRSTAADARTSLQAQKQDLADLDSQIAKVKDSLRAMDKIQQDYNRNPTMTLINTFMDQADITAKNVELTDKLNQLEYQREQTAAKVGQTQKLVNDASDLATQKAIEQAGAVSILKGAYDLLNRSMSATASATPPQYAGPVLSTAKATPQQQTALDKAQRDVVLAGMDGLAKQHQQFVYEAEDLKLTGDLYTTYIYRKDQAAKKDAAAAQAKKDATAATNAQNKAEREAASTAEQYSRKMADLSVAIDVQRVRATEGEKASELYAASHQAGTKWTDEQRRAIQAASAELAKWNQKADENVRKQREQADALRDLTDAARKFRDEVTLSTDTAGMSDRQRSRFDETQQIDRVFAKTDGGTEAIAQRAAALDALDKKYKAIAAAESDWMSGVSRGYANWFDEISNVSGTVADGVKTAIDSAFSNVTSMLEGNKVSWKAWGVSVLQIIEKVALQMAVVSAMGGGSSSSGLFGSLAGGVASYFSGGAGGGSTPSGLYDSAAAGIKFNALGGVYDSPSLSAFSNGVYNSPQFFAFSQGAGVFAEAGPEAIMPLTRASDGSLGVRAVSSGVNTASASNTQLIIHAPVSISQEGFGGEVNNANTASTARQLEGIVQKTLTERLRKEISPGGILYRRT from the coding sequence ATGGCAACGCTGCGCGAGCTAATCATCAAAATTTCGGCGAACTCATCTTCTTTCCAGTCAGAGATCGCCAGAGCTTCCCGCATGGGAACGGATTATTACCGCACTATGGAGCAGGGCGGGAAAAAAGCTGCAGCTGCCACGCGTGAAACTCAGCGATCTCTTGCAGAACTAAATTCCCAACTGGCATCAGTGCGTTCATCAGCAACAGAACTTGCCGGTGCCTGGGCGGGGGCATTTGCAACGAATCAACTGATTGCTTATGCGGACACCTGGAACCAGCTTAACGGCCGCCTGCGCCTGGCATCCTCTTCCAGTGAAGATTACGCTCAATCTCAGCGCGTGCTCATGGAGATCAGCCAGCGCACCGGAACCTCTCTTGAAGCGAACAGTAACCTCTATAGCCGAATTGCCCAGTCCCTGCGTGATGCCGGGTATGCATCTGCTGACGTGGCCAAAGTGACAGAAACCGTCGCTACTTCGCTGAAACTCTCCGGTGCCAGTACGGAAGAGGCGAGTTCTGTTATCACTCAGCTGAGCCAGGCGCTGGGCTCCGGCGTTCTGAGGGGGGAAGAGTTTAACGCCATTATGGAGAGCGGCGGCCGCCTGGCGAAGCTGCTGGCTGATGGCCTGGGTACCACCGTTGGCGGCCTGCGCAATATGGCAAATAATGGTGAGCTGACGACTGATAAAATCGTCCCGCTGCTGACCAATGTGGAGATACTGCGCAAAGAATTTGAAACCCTCCCAGCCTCTATCAGCGAATCTGCACAGAAAGTGCAGAACGCCTTTCTTGCCTGGGTAGGCGGTGCTAACGATGCCGTCGGCGCATCATCCACGCTTTCCGGTATTCTGGATGGCCTGGCGACGAACATTGACGATGTGGCCAATACCGCAGGGCTGCTGGTGGGCGTAGGTCTGGCCCGTTACTTTGGCAACATGGTCGGCAGCGTGGGCCAGTCTACGCGCGCGGTACTCGCCAACGCGGTCGCAGAAGTTGCACTGGCCCAGGCGCAGGTTCGCGGTGCTCAGGTCAGCGTAGCGGCTGGCCGCCAGGCGCTTTACCGGGCGCAACAGGCACGCGCAGCAGCAACCAGTATCGAGGCGCAGATCGTTGCAGAGCGGAATCTTGCCGCCGCCCAGGCTTCGCTTAATATCGCTCTTGCTGGCCGGGCTTCGGCTGTAAATAACCTCACTAACACGGCCTCGGTGATGTCCCGCCTGGGTAGCGGCGTACTGGGCATTCTCGGCGGGTGGCCGGGAGTGATTATTGGTGCCGGCGCCGCGATGTATGGCCTGTATCAGCACACCCAACAGGTTCACCGTGAGGCAGTCGGCTTTGCCAATAACCTTGACGAGATCAACGCAAAGCTACAGAAAATGTCGGTGCTTGGTCTTCGCTCAACTGCTGCCGACGCCCGTACATCATTACAGGCTCAAAAGCAGGATCTGGCCGATCTCGATTCACAGATCGCAAAGGTGAAAGACAGCCTCAGGGCGATGGACAAAATCCAGCAGGATTACAACCGAAACCCGACGATGACCCTGATCAACACCTTTATGGATCAGGCTGACATCACGGCCAAAAACGTAGAGCTCACCGACAAGCTGAATCAGCTGGAGTACCAGCGCGAACAGACCGCCGCAAAGGTAGGGCAGACGCAGAAGCTGGTGAATGACGCCAGCGATCTGGCTACACAGAAAGCCATTGAGCAGGCAGGTGCAGTTTCTATTCTGAAAGGCGCATATGACCTTCTTAATCGCTCGATGTCGGCGACAGCATCCGCTACGCCACCTCAGTATGCGGGACCGGTATTATCGACAGCAAAAGCCACCCCACAGCAGCAAACAGCACTGGATAAAGCACAGCGCGATGTGGTGCTGGCGGGTATGGATGGTCTTGCGAAGCAGCATCAGCAGTTTGTCTATGAAGCTGAAGATCTGAAGCTGACGGGCGATCTGTATACCACCTATATCTACAGGAAAGACCAGGCTGCCAAAAAGGACGCCGCCGCAGCGCAGGCCAAGAAGGATGCTACTGCCGCGACTAACGCACAAAATAAAGCCGAGCGCGAAGCGGCAAGTACGGCGGAGCAGTATTCCCGAAAAATGGCCGATCTGAGCGTGGCCATTGACGTGCAACGTGTGCGCGCAACAGAAGGTGAAAAAGCCTCAGAACTCTATGCCGCCTCGCATCAGGCCGGTACTAAATGGACCGACGAGCAGCGCCGCGCTATTCAGGCAGCGTCAGCCGAGCTGGCAAAGTGGAACCAGAAGGCAGACGAGAACGTTCGTAAACAGCGTGAACAGGCTGATGCTCTGCGTGACCTGACGGACGCGGCCAGGAAGTTCCGGGACGAGGTAACGCTCTCGACTGACACCGCAGGCATGAGTGATCGCCAGCGAAGCCGGTTCGATGAGACTCAGCAGATTGACCGCGTTTTTGCCAAAACAGATGGTGGCACCGAAGCCATAGCCCAGCGAGCCGCTGCTCTTGATGCTCTCGACAAAAAATATAAGGCTATCGCCGCGGCGGAGTCTGACTGGATGTCCGGGGTATCGCGCGGATATGCCAACTGGTTCGACGAAATCAGCAACGTATCCGGCACCGTGGCAGATGGAGTTAAGACCGCCATCGACAGCGCTTTCAGTAACGTGACCTCAATGCTGGAAGGTAATAAAGTCAGCTGGAAAGCCTGGGGCGTTTCCGTCCTGCAGATCATCGAAAAGGTAGCTCTGCAGATGGCGGTGGTAAGCGCGATGGGCGGTGGTTCATCCAGCTCGGGCTTGTTTGGCTCTCTGGCTGGTGGCGTGGCTAGCTATTTCAGCGGTGGCGCCGGTGGCGGTTCGACTCCCTCGGGCCTGTATGACTCTGCGGCTGCTGGCATCAAGTTCAATGCCCTGGGCGGCGTATACGATTCTCCATCACTAAGCGCCTTCAGTAACGGCGTCTACAATTCGCCACAATTCTTTGCATTCTCGCAGGGTGCTGGTGTATTTGCCGAGGCAGGGCCGGAAGCGATTATGCCCTTAACCAGAGCATCTGACGGTTCACTTGGTGTCAGGGCGGTGAGCTCAGGTGTTAATACCGCCTCTGCCAGCAATACCCAACTGATAATCCATGCACCTGTAAGTATTTCGCAGGAAGGCTTTGGCGGCGAGGTGAATAACGCAAATACAGCCAGCACCGCCAGACAGCTTGAAGGTATTGTGCAGAAGACCCTGACTGAGCGCCTGCGAAAAGAAATATCGCCAGGCGGTATCCTTTATCGCCGGACGTGA
- a CDS encoding phage tail assembly protein T, giving the protein MSLALRLGRTLHELRQTITASELKMWIEFDRISPIGDWRADAQAAQISVATLNSQGGKFTIPDVMLKWGEQEEGADVSELEEWMSSL; this is encoded by the coding sequence ATGTCGTTGGCGCTCCGGCTGGGGCGCACCCTCCACGAACTACGCCAGACCATCACCGCCAGTGAGCTGAAGATGTGGATCGAGTTCGATCGCATCAGCCCCATTGGCGACTGGCGCGCCGATGCGCAGGCGGCGCAGATCTCCGTTGCAACCCTGAACTCTCAGGGTGGGAAATTCACTATCCCTGATGTGATGCTGAAATGGGGTGAGCAGGAAGAAGGCGCTGATGTCTCTGAACTTGAAGAATGGATGTCCAGTCTTTGA
- a CDS encoding phage tail assembly chaperone has product MAQRTSQNSLRNVALTASKAYRTKDGVTVPEWDGAKVMLREPSGDAWVKFREIVNPQLAEGEEAPKLTEAEKFLRNKEADVVLFIDVLLDENGARVFSDDDQKQVSKIYGPVHSRLLAQALNLGMSQEEAGKP; this is encoded by the coding sequence ATGGCGCAAAGAACATCACAGAATTCATTACGCAACGTGGCCCTTACTGCATCGAAAGCCTACCGCACTAAAGACGGTGTCACGGTCCCTGAATGGGATGGCGCAAAGGTTATGCTGCGCGAACCGTCCGGGGATGCCTGGGTGAAATTCAGGGAAATCGTTAATCCGCAACTGGCCGAAGGGGAAGAAGCACCGAAGCTGACTGAGGCGGAGAAGTTCCTGCGTAACAAAGAGGCCGATGTCGTTCTCTTCATTGACGTTCTGCTGGATGAAAACGGCGCTCGCGTTTTCAGCGATGATGATCAGAAGCAGGTTTCTAAAATTTATGGCCCGGTCCACTCGCGCCTTCTGGCACAGGCTCTCAACCTCGGAATGAGTCAGGAAGAAGCGGGAAAGCCGTAA
- a CDS encoding phage tail tube protein, with translation MSSKYEVTKGMTVAVSDAPVTAEDFTSSTFPGAGITWLEAACATKEITFTGGQKGDIDVTTLCSTEQEQTNGLAAPAEMSITRNWVGDEASQEALQTAYENDELRALRVVFPSGNGFYVLVEVRQSSWSAATSSVVGATYSLRVRGKPKRIYASGS, from the coding sequence ATGAGCAGTAAATACGAAGTCACAAAGGGGATGACTGTTGCCGTCTCCGATGCGCCTGTAACAGCCGAGGATTTTACATCCTCCACTTTTCCGGGCGCCGGAATTACCTGGCTGGAAGCGGCCTGTGCGACGAAGGAAATCACCTTTACCGGCGGCCAGAAGGGTGACATTGACGTTACCACGCTGTGCTCAACTGAACAGGAGCAAACCAACGGCCTCGCCGCGCCTGCTGAAATGAGCATCACCCGTAACTGGGTTGGTGATGAAGCATCACAGGAGGCACTTCAGACCGCTTACGAAAATGACGAACTGCGCGCGCTGCGCGTGGTGTTCCCGTCAGGCAACGGTTTTTATGTGCTGGTGGAGGTTCGTCAGAGCTCCTGGTCTGCGGCAACCTCTTCGGTTGTTGGTGCGACCTATTCGCTGCGCGTTCGTGGCAAGCCTAAGCGCATTTACGCATCTGGTTCCTGA
- the gp17 gene encoding tail completion protein gp17, which yields MTEDDLYPLLAPLAGGQVYPYVAPLGSDGNPSVSPPWVIFSIITVLAADVLCGQAESAVSVQVDVYSRTITEARTIRNMALDALQVLKPENIVKTPAYEPDLHYHRATLEFRVIV from the coding sequence ATGACGGAAGATGATCTTTATCCCCTGCTGGCACCGCTGGCAGGAGGGCAGGTTTACCCCTACGTTGCGCCGCTCGGTAGTGACGGGAATCCTTCTGTATCGCCGCCGTGGGTAATTTTCTCGATCATCACTGTTCTGGCAGCTGACGTTCTTTGTGGCCAGGCTGAGTCTGCTGTTTCGGTTCAGGTTGATGTCTATTCCCGCACCATCACCGAAGCACGCACGATCAGGAATATGGCGCTGGATGCCCTGCAGGTACTGAAACCAGAAAACATCGTTAAGACGCCAGCCTATGAGCCTGATCTGCACTATCACCGGGCCACGCTTGAATTTCGAGTAATCGTTTAG
- a CDS encoding HK97-gp10 family putative phage morphogenesis protein — translation MIETSLDFSGLNNISKDLEALSRAENNKVLRDATRAGGEVLKEEVIARAPERSGKLKKNVVVLTQRSRRRGEISSGIHIRGVNPSTGNSDNTMRANNPRNAFYWRFVEMGTVNMPPHPFIRPAFDVRQEQATEVAFRRMNQAIDEALSK, via the coding sequence ATGATTGAGACGAGCCTCGATTTTTCCGGATTGAATAATATCTCCAAAGATCTGGAGGCGCTTAGCCGTGCTGAAAATAACAAAGTTCTTCGTGATGCCACACGCGCCGGGGGCGAAGTGCTTAAGGAGGAGGTGATCGCACGTGCGCCTGAGCGGAGCGGGAAACTGAAGAAAAACGTGGTTGTCCTTACTCAGCGCTCACGGCGCCGCGGAGAAATATCTTCCGGCATTCATATTCGTGGTGTCAACCCGAGCACCGGCAACAGCGATAACACGATGAGGGCGAATAATCCCAGAAACGCCTTTTACTGGCGCTTCGTCGAAATGGGAACCGTTAACATGCCGCCGCATCCTTTCATTCGTCCCGCGTTTGATGTTCGCCAGGAGCAGGCAACGGAGGTCGCATTCAGACGCATGAACCAGGCCATTGATGAGGCACTAAGCAAATGA
- a CDS encoding phage head closure protein — MQAGRLRDRITILNFTSSRDSTGQPIDKWEEGKTIWAEVKGISGREQISSGAESAPATVRIWVRFRRDITASSRLKVLSGAYKGAVLNVVGPSIPDSRCVLLEILCKQGAEK, encoded by the coding sequence GTGCAGGCAGGACGACTACGTGACCGAATCACTATCCTGAATTTCACTTCAAGCCGGGATTCTACTGGACAACCGATAGATAAATGGGAAGAAGGAAAAACTATCTGGGCTGAAGTGAAGGGCATCAGTGGTCGAGAACAAATTTCTTCTGGAGCAGAATCTGCACCAGCAACAGTACGTATCTGGGTACGTTTCAGGCGGGATATAACCGCTTCATCGCGGCTTAAAGTGCTCAGTGGGGCGTACAAGGGGGCGGTTTTGAATGTTGTCGGCCCGTCTATTCCCGATAGCCGTTGCGTGCTGCTGGAAATCCTTTGCAAGCAGGGGGCCGAAAAATGA
- a CDS encoding head-tail connector protein, protein MIELVTLEQAKEHLRIDSDEDAGNADLTMKIQAGSAAILSYVQGSRDQIVKPSGDLIEGEPLRRTQTALLMLLGWLDRNRGGEEEDKLKQGELPYSVTMLIYDLRRPTIL, encoded by the coding sequence GTGATTGAACTTGTCACTCTTGAACAGGCGAAAGAGCACCTGCGCATTGACTCCGATGAGGACGCCGGCAATGCCGATCTGACCATGAAAATTCAGGCTGGCAGCGCTGCTATTCTCTCTTACGTTCAGGGAAGCCGCGACCAAATCGTCAAACCCAGCGGAGATTTGATTGAAGGCGAACCTCTGCGTCGGACCCAGACGGCTCTGCTAATGCTGCTGGGCTGGCTGGACCGCAACCGGGGCGGAGAGGAGGAGGACAAACTTAAGCAGGGTGAACTTCCGTATTCCGTCACGATGCTTATCTACGATCTTCGACGGCCAACTATCTTGTAG
- a CDS encoding phage gp6-like head-tail connector protein: MLQEMVDKAFSAIPTPKDGKDYDPALLKQAVDEAVSDAFLSIPVPQDGKSLTPDDVQPMLQEMVDKAFSAIPTPKDGKDYDPALLKQAVDEAVSNAFRSIPVPQDGKSLTPDDVQPMLQEMVDKAFSAIPTPKDGKDYDPALLKQAVDEAVSDAFRSIPVPQDGKSVTAEDMKPILEELVAAAMPVLPDVKALLGEAVAAIPPAEPGRDGEDGRDALALEILPSIDEGKSYPRGSYATHKGGLWRSYEKTHGMRGWECVVDGVAGVEIERSDQRCFTLTVNRTSGSSETKTFDVPVMIYKGVFKSGHEYRPGDTVTWGGSLWHCDEQTQDKPGETGSKGWTLATKRGRDGRDKT, translated from the coding sequence ATGCTGCAGGAGATGGTCGATAAAGCATTCAGTGCTATACCGACACCAAAAGACGGTAAAGATTATGATCCGGCGTTGCTGAAGCAGGCAGTTGATGAGGCGGTAAGTGATGCGTTCCTTTCTATCCCTGTTCCGCAGGACGGCAAAAGTCTGACGCCAGACGACGTTCAGCCGATGCTGCAGGAGATGGTCGATAAAGCGTTCAGTGCTATACCGACACCAAAAGACGGTAAAGATTATGATCCGGCGTTGCTGAAGCAGGCGGTGGATGAGGCGGTGAGTAATGCGTTCCGTTCTATCCCTGTTCCGCAGGACGGCAAAAGTCTGACGCCAGACGACGTTCAGCCGATGCTCCAGGAGATGGTCGATAAAGCGTTCAGTGCTATACCGACACCAAAAGACGGTAAAGATTATGATCCGGCGTTGCTGAAGCAGGCGGTGGATGAGGCGGTGAGTGATGCGTTCCGTTCTATACCTGTTCCGCAGGACGGAAAAAGCGTTACTGCCGAAGATATGAAGCCGATTCTGGAGGAACTCGTTGCTGCGGCAATGCCGGTTTTACCTGATGTAAAAGCGCTCTTAGGCGAGGCTGTCGCTGCTATTCCTCCGGCAGAGCCCGGCAGGGATGGGGAAGATGGCCGCGACGCGCTGGCGCTCGAAATCCTACCATCCATTGACGAAGGGAAAAGTTACCCGCGCGGCTCTTATGCAACGCATAAAGGCGGCCTCTGGCGATCCTACGAGAAGACGCACGGCATGCGCGGCTGGGAATGTGTAGTTGATGGTGTGGCAGGCGTGGAAATTGAACGCTCCGATCAGCGTTGTTTCACCTTAACGGTTAACCGGACAAGCGGCAGCAGCGAAACCAAAACGTTTGACGTGCCGGTCATGATTTATAAGGGGGTGTTCAAATCCGGCCATGAGTACCGGCCTGGCGATACGGTAACGTGGGGCGGTTCGCTCTGGCACTGCGACGAACAGACACAGGACAAGCCTGGCGAAACTGGCTCAAAAGGCTGGACGCTCGCGACCAAGCGCGGTCGGGACGGGAGGGATAAAACGTGA